The genomic region GCCATGCTTCGGCCAGTGCCTTCGCCCAACCAGGACGGGTGGTCTTGTCTAACACTATTTCCGTTGTCGACGATGATCCTTCAATTCGTGTCGCGCTGAACAACCTCTTGAAATCACAGGGCCACGTCGTTCATACGTTTGCTTCGGCCGAGGAATTCCTGGAGTCGTCTCAATTGAACAGCACGTCCTGTGTAATTGCAGACGTGCAGATGCCCACGATGAGCGGCTTTGAACTTTTAGAACAGATGCGGGCCCAAGGCCACGCTGCGCCATTCATTTTGATTACTGCCTTCGCGGATGATCGCACGCGAGCCCGCGCTTTGAGCGCCGGCGTGACCGGCTTTTTCGCTAAACCGTTTCCCGCTCTGGAGTTGATGGCCTGCGTCGATGAAGTACTCCGCGAGCACGGTCCCGGAACAAACGCCTGAAAGCGGGGCAAGCAATCTGGACCAAGCCGCGCCCGCGCGGCGCTCACGATGTCGATCAACGCGCGATTGCTCGTGCTTACCCCGCGCCAGTGGCGACCATCACCTTTTGATGTAGCCGCACTCCTGTCGCTATTGTCGCACTTTCGACGTCTGGTTGAAGCACTTGCTAGTTCGGGCCCCCGACAACATGCCTCCCGTATGATCGCGTAATCCGACGAGGCCGAAGCGCTCGTCGCGTTAACGCAGGAGCGCGCGATCTTGAGTGCGACAACCATTGCTGAGTTCGGCGCGAAAGTGCCACGGATCCGGCCGCCGAGTTTGGGGGAAAAGGAGGCGGCGATCGCGGCCAACATCACGGAGTTTGTCAAGACGTTCGCTGCGGAATTCCGAGAAGCCGCAAAGACGTATGTTGGCAGATCGAATGTTGGCGGATCGAACAGTTTGCACCGCCAGATCCGCTAAATTCGGTTCGATCCCAGCAACTCTTCGGACTGAAGCACCGGAAGCTTACGCATCCGTTGGAATGGCAACACAAGTGCCGCTGGCAGATTCGATCTCAAGCCATGCCTTTGCTGCCGAATCCATCCACGCCGACGACTGCCCGGCGATTGTGTCGACCAAGCGCAAGGCCAAAACCGGTCGGGCGGCGGGCGTGTCCTTCTAGTCCCTGAGACCGTGGCCTGAGCATGTCGCTTCCGGCTCGCGGTATCCTGACGCAAGGTACCGCACGCATGCGCAACGTCTTCACGCGCGGCTAGGTAAACCTGTTCGCGAAAGATGACTTAACACGGGGGCCGTCGCTGGATGGGGACGAAGCTACTAGAGATGATAGCTTTGTTCCGCCTGGTTCTCAGGTAACCCGTTGGAGCTGATTTTTAGATGCGCTACGCGCAACCCAAACGATGCCGAGAGGCGCGGAACCCGCGGTCATGGCCTGCCAGTCCTGCACGATGTTGGCCCGCGTTGTTTCATCGGGCAGATTGTCTGGTCGACGCGACGACCGCATGGTTGGAGTACACAGGGGAGCCGAATGAAGACAATTGAAACGCTAGAGTCCAATGTGCGTGCGTACTCACGTTCCTTTCCTGCTGTCTTCAATGGGGCGCGCGGTTCAATTATGTTCACAGAGGGCGGCCGAAAGGTCATAGACTTTCTGTCTGGCGCTGGAACGCTAAACTATGGCCACAACAATCAGCAGATCAAAGCAGCAATCAGCGACTATCTGGAGTCGGACGGGGTCGTCCACGGCTTGGACATGGCCACTCCAGCAAAAGTCGGATTCATGGAGACCTTTAGCTCTGTTATTCTTCGGGAACGGAATCTTTCCTACCGCTTTCAATTCACCGGGCCTACAGGAGCTAACGCCGTTGAAGCAGCTCTAAAGCTCTCGCGTAAAATCACAGGGCGTCACAACGTCATTTCTTTCACGAACGGATATCACGGCCAAAGCTTGGGAGCCACAGCCGCGAGCGGTAACCGCTTTTACCGTAAAGCCAGCGGGGTTCCCTTATCCGGCACAACTTTCATGCCCTAT from Bradyrhizobium lupini harbors:
- a CDS encoding response regulator transcription factor, translating into MVLSNTISVVDDDPSIRVALNNLLKSQGHVVHTFASAEEFLESSQLNSTSCVIADVQMPTMSGFELLEQMRAQGHAAPFILITAFADDRTRARALSAGVTGFFAKPFPALELMACVDEVLREHGPGTNA